The nucleotide window TGATAATGCACGCTAACTCATATAGAGGGAGACTACTAGAACTtacatgtttttatatttatgttggtTGGCCTCCCAACAAAAAGTTCTAGGCCGTTCCGCCCAGCTGCTTGTTAATTTAACGCAGTGAGATTCATATAATGTGTTTATTTCTTACCGAACTGTAGAAATTAGTGTACATATTgggttaaaaattaaaagaaacctcaatttaaaatataaaagtccATCGAAGCATTAATGATTAATATTAGATTGATATAGACTTTCAACTGATCATTTTAGAGCTCAAGTAAGAGACTTTCATTAATATCAAAATTAGGATAAGCATCAGTCGGGGACTGAGCTGATCTGTATATATGTGCGTGCTCTTGCGGCAGTAGTACTTGTTAAGTATTGTAGAGTTTGATCCACACCGCTCGAGTGGAGTCTCtagccgctcgagcgaagacaagtcagagagtttgctcgagaCAGTTTGACAGACTGCTAGAGCAAAGGCAAGTCAAAGAGTTCGCTTGACACCGCTCGAGCGGAGgaaagtcagagagttcgcttgaagAGCTGCTCGACACATGGCTTGAGTTATTGTGGGAaacaggttcgctcgatgaggGCTCGACACGCCGCTCAAGCGAACATCACTATTTCTGAAGTTATTAGGGTTTCTGCCGCatgaagtatatatatgtatttgttttgGCTTGTGACCGtacatagtgaatagtagccACCCCATactattgtattgtgattcctcaaaaaataaaaatcctctgcAGCTCCTATGGACGTAAGCAATTTGCCAAACTACGTAAATTActgtgtcgtgtgtgattgcttattcttttgtatttacttttattttattgtcatcgTTTTTCACAACAGTACTCTCTATAGACGCATATGAGGATTCAGAAGGATATTGTATTTCGTCCAAAAATGCATGCGCATAGTCGCTGGCCCGTTGTCACAATAATAAGAGTTTTTAACTGTAAAACGATCTCAATCTAATGAATATTATACGTAGAatcacaaaaagataaaaatccaCAGCAATCAAAGTGCGTGGAGTTGACACAGAAATTATATCATTTAGTTGTTGACGCAATAGATTAATTAAATCCCTTTCAGTTTCTTGTCTGAACTTGAGGCCAAGTCTCAAATAGGAGAAAAATAGACACAAATTATGCCCGCTGACAATATATATGTAGTGTTTGCactcactttatatatttatgatctcTTTCCATCTCGAAGATTTATATTTTCCGATCaaatgcaacatatatatagacctGGAGAGGAGAGCTGGGTAAGGAGATTAATTAATCCAGGAGTGTTTATGAAGATAAATGTAGCATTGCTGTGATTGAGGTCGACAACCAATGATTTAAGCCTAATAAGAGTTATGCGCAGGCAGTACTACTACaattttctgaaaaatgatccatgcatgcatgaatggtaTGTACGTAGCCGgactaatattttcatgatcTGTGTTAGCTATTAATTTAGAACAAACTttattgaatattatatatagatcaaacgTACCCATCAGCAATTTAAGCATTATTATTAATGCATGGTTATtacatcaatatataattattaattcattttcaccAGAGAATGTTTTCTCTTCCCATGCATATTAGTTAATTTAATTAGAGCTGGGCGAGGCGTTGAATATCAAATGGATAAGAATCAGTTGGAAGCAGAGCTCTGTATGCTCTTGCCGCAATAGCCGAATATGTGGTTTCAGTTGGATGCACTTCATCCCAGAAAGCATATTGGGTCCTGTTGCTGCATGTCTTTCCAAAAGGTATGCATGGTGGCGCCGCGACCAGCTCCGACACTTGACAGCAGGCCGCATTTGAAACTGTAATGGAACCTGCATGCAGACATAAATgtattatatacacacacacacacacacatatatatatatatatatagagagagagagagagagagagatctagagtTAGGTGTTGaggaaatattaatattattgtacgTACCTTGAATATTGCTGTCTAACGAAATTCCAGTACTgtttataaagataaaagtaGCATTGGTTAGATTGCTGTTGAGGTCGGACACCAGTGATTTAAGCCTACTATCGAAAAGCATGACTGCCTCGTTGATTTTGTCGACACATCCAGAAATGTTAGCTCCGTACATTCTCACTTCATATGGAATACAACCGAGCAGACCCAGTCCATAAACGACCACTTTCCGAGCTTCACGCTCGTGCAAAGTCTAACACAtgcatgaacatatatatataagatcatgagCCTCGATCATGGACGTCAGATTTAAACATAAGCCACAGTACgtcagttttaaaattataattttatgacatCTCTTTGTAAACCAAGCATTTTTTTAATCGTgtacgtatataatatatacgaaTTACGTACCCTTAATTGCTGAGAGAGTTTTCGAAGGAGAATTTCAGCGTATTGAGAAGGGGTATATATGCGACTAGTAGGGTAGAACTGCGGCAAGAAGTAGTTATTGATGTAGTCATTAGTGCCGATTGCAACCGAGTATATGCATTTGTTTAAGAGTCGAGTGGCGTTCTTATTTCCCAACGTATTGATAATGAGCGATACCGTTTTGTGGTGATTTATCAACTGCTCATCCATGGGTATCAGATCACCCTGCAAATATAAATGATCGATATATGAAccaattaattacatatatagaagaatatatataccaatactatatatatatatagcaacgtgcggacatatttatatttatgcgtatgcatgcatgcagttgaaTAGTATGGATGCAATATGCCACTTTCTGTGTACCTAATTAATTACCAGTGTTTTTCCAGATTCAGTCAGAATTCCCGATCCGCCAGATGCATAATTGACACCCTTAAGTATTTTCTCTACCGATCCGACGGCAGCATTAGCGTAGGGTGGGATGGAATCCTGAGGGAAACCCAGTTTTTCCGCTGATCCAACAAGACATCTAAAAAATCAtacacaaattaattataattgacgtttttcaaataaattgcTGCCCATTCTTTGGAAGCACTAAGATTTCCATCTTCTTCGATACAAAAAGCTACAATTTTTTTCCCGTCAAACtttcaaagaaaagagagaagcacAAAACTGAGATTTGGATCTCTTCCTCCCCATCAACCATTTACAAAATCCAGAAAGACAGAATCAACATGATATTTACAAACTCGAAAGAATGAGGGCAACTGATTTCAAAGAACCATAagcgcaaaaaaaaaaaaaaaaaaaaaaaaaaatcaacctgACCCGAATTAActtataaatcatttcacttgGATAGCTTCGAACCCACCCTATATTAGGGGCGGACACGCAAAGGTGGGCTATAGCACCCAGGTCGGAGAGTCAACCAACGCAATGATCAGAACCCTGGTCTCATTTGAACTCCCATGCATGGTGGAGGGTTGTCGGACCGTCGGTGAGGGTTGTGGCAACGGGAGTGGGCGATGGGAGACACCACTCGGTTTCCTTTGGatgatgagattagttgagataagttgaattttttataaataataatgaattgagatggtatAGTGAGTTTTATGGGGCCCACCTAAGataaatatgtttggatattaagatgaatttaaatgtatttatgaaaaattaaaaaggttgtaggtcccgcatgtaaagaggtgttgagttgaaaaaaattgtgaatcttGCGTGTAAAGAAATATTGAGTTAAGTGATgttaaatgatttgtaaattaTGTGTTTAATGTTAGGCTAGACttaaatttaaactcaactCAGATGAGTTGAGACTAGTCCATATTCCAAACGAGAGTAGGTTGGTCTATGCGGGGGGGCTTTGGGAAGGGAAAAGGGGGGAGGGGTGTGGAGAaccgggaaaaaaaaattaaccaagtGGTAAAAAGTCACGACAGTTTTTGAATCCTTTTTAGGATCTGGCCTTTCATCTGTCCCtactatttttctctctctgatctctctctctctctctatatatatatgaaaaaatttattcatcatttcaacttccatcatcctttcatcatctcatgatgtgatattaaatgataggtttacaagtaaaatataataaataatttctaatcatttattgccacatcataggatgatagaagttgggatgatgagtaacattactctttttttttaaagtatttttttaatatctttaatcatcaagaaaaaatttaaaaaaatatactatttcactaatagttacttttttaactattaagtaaaagaaaaaacttaaaaaaaaattagaaagagtaGTAGAAGAGTGGTAAGACTATGatcattattctatatataaaaacttaggtagaaaaagaaaatgcatacCAATGAAATCCGGCAGATTACGACCGTTGGTAAACCTCCCCGTCGTCCCTTTGGGGAAATCAATCCCATAcggttgataattagcttttgcCAACGTTGCACGGTTATTATTGTTCCCGTTATCGGAAAACGAGTCCCCAAATATGAATAAACAAGGTACTTGGGGCTCACCATTAGCAAAATGTTGCTGCAGGAAATTTGACACCAGCAAGATGGTAAGCAGCTTCCCTAGTAGTATCATAAGCCAATATGCCATTAATGACAACGTCGATCGATCGAAAACAACTAATTAGGAGACCTTCGGAACTACTACGTAGTAGTTCTGAGAAAGGAAATCGGGAGTTGAAGGTGAAATATACTTGAAACTCTCTACAAAATTGTACAAggccaactatatatatatatatatatatatatatatatatatatatatttatggccAGATTTCTAGCCACGATCGATGATCTAAAATGGGAGTAAATGCTcttgaataaagaataaattagctagctagccccatgcatgcatttttaagaataaattagagAATTAGGAATAActtataagttaattattttggctcctatatatatatatatatgcaatggAGTAAGGAGTAAGTAATACAAATATTTCACAATCCTCGAGCTAGCTCGAGTCGTACGTATATAGTCGTTCGATCATGCATAAAGGCTACGGCCTACCTTTTAtgagaaattcaaaatatacCTATCTAGCTAGAAAGGCTTGTACAACCCAAAAAAATGCTACGTCCAGTCACGTACCATGCATGAAGTACTGATCAAATGGTCCCTCCCATATTCATTAATGCTAGTAAttgaagttttgaattaactctTTAGGAATTAATACAGCATCTTATAAGCTAGCTAGACTGATCTGTTTGTTTATGTGGAATATTGTTTGTCaccgcatgcatgcatgcaggaaaCGTACGTACTTTCCGATTGATATAATTTAGCAATATTGGTTCTCAATAATAGTTTTGTCATTTATGAATATGCATCTGACTGTCACCCGAACCATTTTACATGAACTGAACAAAGAATATTGTCATCATTAATCGAGAACTGAGGTGATCTTTCTGCAAGTTGGAATGTTACCAACTAAcgctataaataaattaattaagcattgTGAACTCCTATATGTACGATATTAGACCCTTGGACCTAGAAATGCATCTTCATGTGCTATTTAGTATTTACTGATCTACTCCGCAATTTAAGTTGATGAACAATTTGCTTCGCATTACAAGAGatttgacttttagggatgaaatttgttAAGGATGAATTAAAacttcatccctaaaagtcatttttggagacAAAATTTTGTCTCCGAAAATGTCTGAGCTATTAAATTCGATTGAACAgataaatattcatttgaacAAGATATTTATGATGAACAAAATCGTCTAAAAAAAGGACAACCGTTCGAATGGAACAAAATAGATTCGAACATGGAATAATGTCTGTTCGAACAGTATATAATCTGTTCGAATAATAAAATTGGCCGAAACTAAGTTTATTTTTCCCGAGGAAagttaataaccgttcgaacttaaatcTCTTTGTTCAAACggacattttttcaattaatttgtttattagtatggatttgtgtatatatttttttccactaaagtaataaatattttttccattaatttgttatcatttttaaaatataaaaatttgtatattatatattatgatttgcggtgagttaaaatatttataaattcataaattaattttatgtaattaatttcaaaactttatagtgatttcttttatgttaaatttatataaataaaactttaaagataatatcattttttatattatcatgaatgacaagtaaaatgaaaaaaataaacaaggtaacaaacacgaaaaataaaaaccatacattaattacatcacaaacatataatgttcaatacaacataaaaaagtaaaataataaataaaatgatcacTATTGCCTAAGTAGATCAACATCGTCTTGTAACATTTTAATGTGTCATTCTAGATTCCTAAGCTTTTCCATGATGGGCTCAATAAACTCCACAAACAGAGCTCGTACctgatccaaagtagccccAGGAGACTGTCTCTCAACAGCGACAATACTACTAGAAGCTGGATTTGTGGGAGGATCACTAAGCTGTTCTAGTTCAGTCTTCCGCAAGTGCCCCTTGCTCTTGttgaatgtgatcttgttaaggggcccCATCTGTGGCGACCTCCTTGATCCTATCCCCGATCGGAGTAGGATGCTAGATATCAGCAATGCAAATGGTAGACTACATTCACTGGAAAAGCATGACTCTGATTGAATGTGGAGGAAGAAATACAATTCCAGATCAATGGGGTCCCCCCGTGCTATCCGCAGCAAAAATCTGGCTCGATTGATCCCAAAATCAGTCTTGTGTTTTTTTGGATCGAAgttatagccaacaatcaaataaagcattatgaaaaatgatacacaATCGGCCGGTCGGAtcaccttgctcccatcatatggaggagccgaaGGGTCTCGCACTAGCTAACACACTTGATCGtctgtgagaccatcatcagATAGATCATTATCCTCACTACCATCTGAACTAGCATCCGACTCTACAATCGGAGCTAGCGTGAAAGATGCGGCCGGTGTGTTGAAATCAGATGGTGCAGCCGCTGGTCCCTTTGTAGCCGCTGTAGGTTATGCGTCGGCCACACGTGGGATGTCAAGGAACTCAGCAATAATGCAgggagagaaattaatactcactcccTAGACCGATAAGGTGTAGAACAGAGTATCAACGCTATCATCTCCCATGGCACGGTAAAACTCACCGACCATCTTTAGATATGCAGTTCCCCACTACTGACATATCGGTATCCATCTCTGCTCGATGACGATGGACTAAATGCTCCGTCCCTCTCATGAAAGATCAGAGAAGTCAGACAAAATGATCTCACGCTCGACAAGTATATGCCTTGTCTCCTGAGCATCAGCTGCTCCACTACTTTGATTGGGCTGATCTCTCGCACGTTTTCTTCTGTTTGATGCCATTAGTATACTGCTTAACAATGaggaaagtaagaatataattaaccataatatttaaattatattattgaagaattatactatattgaactgaattgaaataattagttcGAATGGAATATATTCTGTTCGAACTAGTAGAAGCTATTAGAATGGATTGTTCTATTCATTCGAACCGGCAATCTTTGTTCATTAGAACGAACTTCTTTTgttcaaaccaaaataatgcTATTTGGCAACTGAGCGTTCAAACGGACTAGAGTTAGTTTGAATGGGAACAAGCCAAACAACCAGGGTGACTCAACCATGGCCTTAAAAACTCAATCTAGATGttatcctttgttttaatcggtagaaatgattaaggagtgaagcccaatcatttctaccgattatcTTGATGTTATTTCTATGGAATACACCAAAATGGGGGATTTTGAATTCGAAATCCATAACCCCCAAACACAACccattcaaacataaaaccaaacaaTAGATATGAAGACTTGACCCATAactcttagaagttcaaatgtggggtTGAGTGGTGGTTTTCGCGGCAGAGATAAGGGGCAAATCAATTTCTCTCGATGGCTGCTGGTTCAAACTGaagatttttgtttcattatatTCGAACTGGGTCTATAATGATCGTGGCATCTTGTTCGAACTAGataaatatccgttcgaacagttattatactaatatatttataattatattactaatagtaatatataataataataatattacaaagtgcaaaagtataaaaataaaactaataatagtattataatacttttaattaatatatttagtatattacttgtaaatacatttattctattatactaagtacttagtataattacactaactatactATAGCTATTATatgttatgataactatacaagttaatataattaatatatatatagtagttattagttatatagctactatagtgtaagtattatatatagttaccatatagctatagctattataagttatgataatatacaaattaatataactaatatatatatatatatatatcataacttattagttatatagctactatagtgtgagtattatatagttactatatagctaatGCTATAGCTACCATaaattatgataactatacttattatattctatattacaaggtagtaagttatataatatatagtgcaaaattagaagTAACTATATGTATTacatatagttactatatatatattaataagttgtgataattatactcatataagttaaataataatataatgctAACTATGTTATAagttctatatattaataagtactatatattaataattagtatatatagtataagtattatattaactattagaccaaaagtatattatatattatcaattataatataagataGTTGCTAtagtatatgtatattatatactatataatattaaaatattttatacgatagattattaaaattataggaaattacTTATAAGTacaataatactatttttagtTCGAACTCAATAATGTCCTGTTCGAACGGATTAATCTTGTggaatgtgtttggagggaaactTCGTGTTAAATATTCTGAATGTTAGTTTATTCGAACATAAAAATTCCTCATTCGAACGCACTGGTCGAATATTGTTACGAAAATGCCCTTTTAGCTTCtctacatttgaagaatatgccaaGGAATATTCTGATTTGTTAGTTCGAACGAAAATATTACACGTTTGAATTAAATCGCGGCAAACTTGGCGCCTATTCGAAATTTTTGTGTTCGAATGCGTAAACGGTAAATATCCAGTTCGAATGGGACTTCACAGATTCAAATACCTCAACCTCCAATTCATTTTAACAATTAACTTGGATTTCTTTGGAGGCAGAGCACGACAGATGATTTTGTATGTGTGAGAgagtgttgtggagagagagagaggaacagaCTTAGTGAGGGAGAAGAGATTcttgagagagatgagaggtTTATAAGGGGtattgctttttatttattattattattattattttgtattttgagtttcattaatgttagtttattgcacATAAATTAAAGTTTTCTCATAATGTGTTTTATGCTTATGTAAGTATTGCAGattcatattttgtttggattgcttaaatttgaggtaatatttataatttttagatttttgataatttatagtttttaattaattatgttaatatttttggTATATTTGTGTTTATGCAATTCCATTTAAAATGGTTCGTCAACCAGTATACATCTTATGAGATtgtatttgtgaaaattgtgttttgtgaCAAATGTTTTATCTATGTTTTGTATCTGGAATCTAGGCTTGTCCCGTTCAAACACTATAATATTAGTTCGAACGTGATTCTGTCCGAACAGAATCTTATTCGAACAGAATCCTGTTTGAACAGActaataatatagtatagtatacgtataaaatattgataaacaaaatcctatatatttaattaaaaaactatatagtataattacaaaatattgataaactaaaattaaaatggaaacttaaaatataatataacatatcaaTTGTTAATACTTAAATGATTGTAacttgtaattttgtaatgtatttgtgatttgaaatgtGATTGCTTTCaagtttattatataattgtaggAGTTGGACAGTTTTGGATTTTagggttatttttatatgtacttgaactttagacccgttcgagagttgtggtcaaatattttcttaaagaatgtttgggtacaactcttgaattgttCAAAGTGGACAATTTGAGATTCTATCATTTATACGGCAgatatattcaatttaaacttttgtattagtcaattaaaattttggtttagttATTCCTTACATTCTTCGGGTATGTGGTCTGTAAGTTTCTCGGCCCATGAATAAGGTCAACGACTTATTGTGACTAGCATACTTGGAGAATTGTAGGGAAATGCAACCGAAATTTTTACTAACATAAGAGTTTTGGACTGAATATATATGCGATATAGATGATAGTCTCTCGAATGGGATATGATTAACtaccttataaaataaatggtaaACAAGTATGAATATACTGTTGATAGTGTTTATCCCATAAATTGAGTGTTTTTTTTAGACATCTGACAAGTAATGAAAATACAATGGGTAAAAGTTGGATATTACTAGGAGATAGACTTGGGTGAGACTATAAGGAGTATGCATAGGGGTGaagttttttataga belongs to Juglans regia cultivar Chandler chromosome 8, Walnut 2.0, whole genome shotgun sequence and includes:
- the LOC109018677 gene encoding GDSL esterase/lipase At5g45670-like codes for the protein MAYWLMILLGKLLTILLVSNFLQQHFANGEPQVPCLFIFGDSFSDNGNNNNRATLAKANYQPYGIDFPKGTTGRFTNGRNLPDFIAEKLGFPQDSIPPYANAAVGSVEKILKGVNYASGGSGILTESGKTLGDLIPMDEQLINHHKTVSLIINTLGNKNATRLLNKCIYSVAIGTNDYINNYFLPQFYPTSRIYTPSQYAEILLRKLSQQLRTLHEREARKVVVYGLGLLGCIPYEVRMYGANISGCVDKINEAVMLFDSRLKSLVSDLNSNLTNATFIFINSTGISLDSNIQGSITVSNAACCQVSELVAAPPCIPFGKTCSNRTQYAFWDEVHPTETTYSAIAARAYRALLPTDSYPFDIQRLAQL